CAACCACAAAGTTTTACTACTAATGACAAAAGAGTCTCAGCTTCGCTTTCATTTCCAGACATATTATGTACAGCTGTATTTCCTTTTTTTCTAATAAGTTGTAGTATATTTTCTATATCTTCTGGAATTAAATCATATGTTTTTAAAATTTTTATTCTATCAAGTTGACTTCCACTTTCTGGTTCGTTTAATTTTTCAACCTTTAACATTGACTTTGCTATATATTCTCCAAGCTGCCTTATTTTTATAATTGCAGTATTAGGATCCTTATGAAGAGTATACTCTGCCATCTCTCCAATTTTAGCTAAAATATTCCAGTCTTTTTTTAAAAATTGAAAATTTGTATACATTCTTTTCCCCTCCATATTTTAAAATTCATATTTATTTTAAATATATGCTCTATTTTAATTTTTATTGTATATTTTTCTCCATTACTTTTAATTGTATCATTTTTTAAAAGGGATTAATAGTTCTTCTTTAATCTAATTTTAACTATTATTTCTCTAATTACAAAAAATACTACAGATTTCTCTGTAGCATTCATAATAATATTTTTTATAATATTCTATTTATAATCCACTAATAAATTTTTCTTATAAAAAGCTATTCCTATTTTAACTATGTCCTTTACTCCTCTTTCTTCTAATATAGCAGTATATTTTTTCTTCTCTATCTGCTCTAAAGCCTCTTTTACATGATATTCTAATTTTTCTTCTGATTCTATTTTAGATAATTTAAACTCAAATATATAACCAGTATGATTTTTATACCTAGGCTCTAATATTATATCTGCTCTTCCATCTCCTGTTTCTGTATTAGAAAGAACTATATATTCTTTTTCCAATATTACCATCATTCCTAATACAAATCCATGATAAAAAGCTTCTTTATTATCATAAGAACTCATTGCTACCTGTAATATTCTCCTCAAATTAGATTCAAAAGAATTTTCTCCTACAATTCTTTTTTTCTTTAAATTAGTGATCATATCTTCAAAGTACCTTGTATTCTTATTAGAAATTTTTTCTAAAAATACTTTTCTAAAAAATGAATATATTTCTCTATTAGGTATTTTCATAGAAATTTTTTCAGAAGTTATTATTTTATCAAGAGAAAGATATCCTGTGTACAGAAGCAAAGACCATAAACTATTTTGTACAGTTAAATCATCAAACAGTAAATTTTCATCTATATATTGTTCTACACTTTCTCCTGAAAATAATTTTTTCAAATCTTCAAAAATTTCATTGTCAGCTTCTTTTAAAACTTCATTTATTAAAAAATTATCTGAGCTATTCACCCAATATGATTTCAATAATCTACTTTCTATATAGTACAAAATTGACCATGGGTTATATATTTCTGTATTTCCAAACTTATATCCATTATACCAGTCTTTTACAGCTTCTAATTTATACTCGATTTGATAATATTTTAAAGCTGACTCGACTTCATCTTCCGTAAGTCCAAAATATTGTGAATAGTCATCATCCAATATACTGTAAACCATTAGATTATTTAATCCAGAAAATATTCCTTCTTTTGCTACTCTTAGTATCCCTGTCATCACTCCAATATAGAGGTATTTATTTCCTTTTAAAGTCGAACTGTACAATCCTCTAAAAAATTCCATAGCTTCTTTATAGTAATCATTTTCATATGCGGAAACAATAGCAGTATCATATTCATCAATCAGAACAACTACTTTTTTTCCATATTGATCATATAATAACTGTGACAAAAATTTTAAGGAATTAATTACTTCAACCTCATTTGCTTCTTTCTTTAAATATTTGATAAACACTTCTTTATCTATTGAATTCAAGCCTTCTAAAATATCTATATTTTCTCTGTATACTTCACTTATCAATATCTTAACCTGTTCAAACAGTTTTTCATATGTATTAAATTTAACTTCTTTAAAAGAAATAAATATGACTGGATATTGCCCTTGTTCAGCCATTATTGAAGTTTTTTCTATATTTAAATTTTTAAATAGTTCTCTATTTTTTTCATTTCCCTTTATATCATAAAAATATTTCACCATAGACATATTTAAGGTTTTTCCAAATCTTCTTGGCCTTGTAAATAATAATGTTTTCCCTATATTTTTAGATATCTCTTTGATAAACAGACTTTTATCTGCATAAAAATACTCATTATCTATTATATTTTTAAAATCATCTATTCCTATTGGCAGCTCTTTCACAAATATCCACCTCTCTTTCATCTCATTCTCTTATATTATATCATATCTCTTTCTGCTTTTATATTTAATCTCTAATTATATTCCTAATTTCTTTTCAAAATACTTTTCTTTAATACTTAATTAATGTAAAAAGACCATAGACAATTTTAATTGCCTATAGCCTTCCAAAATTTTTATTTTTTAATTATATGAAATATAGTCATCTTTATTCTTGCTTGAAGCAGTTTCACACTCTACTTTATTTACTTTATATCCTTTTTTTATCTCAAGTGCTCCCTTTAAGATAGGATCATCAGTTTGAATCTGTTTTTCAAGCAATACTTTTCTTAGATTTTCCAGAACCTCTTTGTATCCAGAATCATTTACAAGATTGTTTCTTTCTGTTGGATCATAATATAGATCAAAGAGCCCTTCACTATATTTAACTTTTTCTTTTAATCCATTATTCATAAGAAAATCTTTTGGCACAGACTCATCTATATTTGAAAGATTAATTTTATTCCAAGATTCATCATAATATTTTATATACTTGTAACGTTTTGTTCTCACACATCTTACAGGTTCATAAGATGTATGGAAATTTATTTCAGCAAATATATATTCATCAAGCAAAGCTTTATTATCAACAAAAGCTCTAGCAAAAGACTTCCCTTCTAAATAATCAGGTTTATTCAAGTTAAGAAGTTCACATAATGTAGGAAATACATCTATTTGTGAAACTAAACTATCTACAACTTTTCCATTAGAATCAGCATTAGGAACTTTCATTATCAATGAAACTCCTATTCCAGTATCTGTAAGATTGCATTTATTAAATGGAAGTGCCACTCCATGATCTGTTGTAAAAATTATAATAGAATTTTCATAAAGATTATTTCTTTTTAAAGCATCCATTATCATTTTTATATTTTCATCTGCATAGTGAGCAGTTGTCATATATTGAGCATGGTCATGTCTGTTTTCCTCATTATTAGTAATTGGATAAGGAGGAACTACATATCTTTCATCTATAATTTCAGCCACTTCTATAGGATAAGGTCTATGAGTGCTGTGCATTCCAAAAGACAACAGAAATGGTTTTTCATCATTATAGTTATCAAGCCATTTTACTACTTCAGCAGCATTATTTCTATCCCATAAATGTAACTCTTCTTTTTTAAATGGTTTAGAATCAGTTGTAATTATTTCCTTATATCCTAAATTATGCAATCCATTTTTTTCTAAATCCAGATACCACCCATATTCATGTTGTATTCCACACAAACAAGTATTATATCCATTATTTTTTAAAAAATTAGCTAAATGTTTTTCAGGATTATAAAGAGAAAATCCTCTTTGAGCTAATCCAAGCATT
Above is a window of Fusobacterium varium DNA encoding:
- a CDS encoding Predicted AAA-ATPase, with product MKELPIGIDDFKNIIDNEYFYADKSLFIKEISKNIGKTLLFTRPRRFGKTLNMSMVKYFYDIKGNEKNRELFKNLNIEKTSIMAEQGQYPVIFISFKEVKFNTYEKLFEQVKILISEVYRENIDILEGLNSIDKEVFIKYLKKEANEVEVINSLKFLSQLLYDQYGKKVVVLIDEYDTAIVSAYENDYYKEAMEFFRGLYSSTLKGNKYLYIGVMTGILRVAKEGIFSGLNNLMVYSILDDDYSQYFGLTEDEVESALKYYQIEYKLEAVKDWYNGYKFGNTEIYNPWSILYYIESRLLKSYWVNSSDNFLINEVLKEADNEIFEDLKKLFSGESVEQYIDENLLFDDLTVQNSLWSLLLYTGYLSLDKIITSEKISMKIPNREIYSFFRKVFLEKISNKNTRYFEDMITNLKKKRIVGENSFESNLRRILQVAMSSYDNKEAFYHGFVLGMMVILEKEYIVLSNTETGDGRADIILEPRYKNHTGYIFEFKLSKIESEEKLEYHVKEALEQIEKKKYTAILEERGVKDIVKIGIAFYKKNLLVDYK
- a CDS encoding Arylsulfatase: MNVIYINTHDSGRMLSPYGYDIPTENLKKLAEDSVVFTNAFCAGPTCSPSRAALLTGTFPHQNGMLGLAQRGFSLYNPEKHLANFLKNNGYNTCLCGIQHEYGWYLDLEKNGLHNLGYKEIITTDSKPFKKEELHLWDRNNAAEVVKWLDNYNDEKPFLLSFGMHSTHRPYPIEVAEIIDERYVVPPYPITNNEENRHDHAQYMTTAHYADENIKMIMDALKRNNLYENSIIIFTTDHGVALPFNKCNLTDTGIGVSLIMKVPNADSNGKVVDSLVSQIDVFPTLCELLNLNKPDYLEGKSFARAFVDNKALLDEYIFAEINFHTSYEPVRCVRTKRYKYIKYYDESWNKINLSNIDESVPKDFLMNNGLKEKVKYSEGLFDLYYDPTERNNLVNDSGYKEVLENLRKVLLEKQIQTDDPILKGALEIKKGYKVNKVECETASSKNKDDYISYN